A genomic window from Pseudomonadota bacterium includes:
- a CDS encoding TonB C-terminal domain-containing protein: MAQYLSRPPGGTSVLRSPRLDAPMFIGGLLATACAHVALPVALPLLQGLGLFSEGTEAFQIEEKQIVEARFVQLGKPFDPRKMPNRQVPRLTTAPDDKTVVSRKLKPEKKKRRKQKRPEQPVEDLLTQLGDRAKAFAEIAEVRDKEGDAEGVAEGTQKQAKAGNVYAGKLYGFFKKGWTVPETMSRDELQGLATGVLVSITTDAKIGKFAIKKSSGNPLFDQSVLDRLEALRKADATLPEPPPEVSNQYLGQTIRLNFKGRDAG, from the coding sequence ATGGCCCAGTACCTCTCACGGCCGCCTGGAGGCACATCGGTGCTGCGATCGCCCAGGCTCGACGCACCCATGTTCATCGGCGGCTTGCTGGCCACCGCGTGCGCCCACGTGGCGCTCCCGGTTGCCCTGCCCCTGCTTCAGGGGCTCGGCCTGTTCAGCGAAGGCACCGAAGCGTTCCAAATCGAGGAAAAGCAGATCGTGGAAGCACGCTTCGTGCAGCTCGGCAAGCCGTTCGACCCCCGCAAGATGCCGAATCGGCAGGTGCCAAGGCTGACCACCGCGCCCGACGACAAGACGGTCGTATCGAGGAAGCTGAAGCCCGAAAAGAAGAAGCGCCGCAAGCAGAAGCGCCCCGAGCAACCGGTGGAGGATCTGCTGACGCAGCTGGGGGATCGTGCCAAGGCGTTTGCCGAAATCGCCGAGGTGCGCGACAAGGAGGGAGATGCCGAAGGAGTCGCCGAGGGGACCCAAAAACAGGCCAAAGCCGGCAATGTCTATGCTGGAAAGCTGTACGGTTTCTTCAAGAAGGGCTGGACCGTGCCGGAAACCATGAGCCGTGACGAGCTTCAGGGCCTTGCAACGGGCGTGCTGGTCAGTATCACCACGGACGCCAAGATCGGAAAATTCGCGATCAAGAAAAGCAGCGGCAATCCGCTGTTCGACCAGAGCGTGTTGGATCGGCTCGAAGCGCTACGCAAGGCGGACGCCACACTGCCCGAGCCTCCACCCGAGGTGAGCAACCAATACCTCGGACAGACCATCCGGCTCAATTTCAAGGGGCGCGACGCCGGTTGA